Within the Acidimicrobiia bacterium genome, the region TGTCGGTGTCGGCCACGGCTACCGGGGCCTCCCGCTGCGCTCCTGGCCGGCGTGGTACCGGAACGTCCGGGTGGGCGCGAACTCCCCGAGCTTGTGACCCACCATCGCCTCGCTGATGTAGACGGGGACGTGCTTGCGCCCGTCGTGCACGGCGATGGTGTGACCGACCATCTCGGGGGTGATCGTGGATCGTCGGGACCAGGTCTTGATGACCTTGCGGTCGCCGGCCGAGTTCATCGCGTCGACCTTCTTGGCGAGGTGCAGGTCGA harbors:
- the rpsS gene encoding 30S ribosomal protein S19, which gives rise to MPRSLKKGPFVDLHLAKKVDAMNSAGDRKVIKTWSRRSTITPEMVGHTIAVHDGRKHVPVYISEAMVGHKLGEFAPTRTFRYHAGQERSGRPR